One region of Thunnus albacares chromosome 8, fThuAlb1.1, whole genome shotgun sequence genomic DNA includes:
- the LOC122987080 gene encoding chemokine-like receptor 1, producing the protein MTATPSYHTNTTGEEIGSSNDIYADLRRSLNIMSVVIYSLDFVLGVLGNGVVIWVTGFKMKKTVNTVWILNLAVADFLFTAFLPFSATYTALGFHWPFGNFMCKLDNTVRFLNMFASVYILVVISVDRYVSVVWPVWAQNNRNVRKASCVSLGVWVLGLILSTPCFIFRDLWLSSHDKPIICYDNYAFSDDFDNPSVKQLLMLRFKAMTITRFLLGFVVPFTVIVSCYAVIIHRLRRNRTRASHSSRPFKIIAAVITAFFLCWAPFYIMTLIELWYHIDNRSSEVLKLVITVGVPLATSLAYLNSCLNPLLYVFMGRDFKDKVRKSILNVFETAFREEVSRLHTDTKSVDTSQSLDMSILNTQV; encoded by the coding sequence ATGACTGCTACACCTTCCTATCACACCAATACAACAGGTGAAGAAATTGGCTCTTCTAATGACATCTATGCTGATCTGAGAAGGTCTCTCAACATCATGTCTGTCGTTATCTACTCCCTGGATTTCGTTCTGGGTGTGCTCGGAAATGGAGTGGTTATCTGGGTGACTGGGTTCAAgatgaagaaaacagtgaacacAGTTTGGATCCTCAACCTtgctgtggctgacttcctcTTCACAGCTTTCCTTCCTTTTAGTGCGACGTACACAGCTCTGGGTTTCCACTGGCCTTTCGGCAATTTCATGTGCAAACTGGACAACACAGTAAGATTTCTGAACATGTTTGCCAGTGTCTACATTCTGGTAGTGATCAGTGTGGACAGATATGTGTCTGTGGTGTGGCCAGTCTGGGCCCAGAACAACCGAAATGTACGCAAAGCGTCCTGTGTGAGTCTGGGTGTCTGGGTATTGGGTCTGATACTCAGCACTCCATGCTTCATCTTCAGGGACCTTTGGCTATCATCTCATGATAAACCAATCATATGCTACGACAACTATGCCTTTTCTGATGACTTCGataacccatctgtgaaacagtTACTAATGCTTCGTTTTAAGGCCATGACCATCACTCGCTTCCTCCTGGGTTTTGTTGTTCCCTTCACTGTCATTGTCTCCTGTTATGCTGTGATAATCCATCGTCTCAGGAGGAACCGTACCAGGGCCAGCCACTCAAGTCGCCCCTTTAAGATCATCGCTGCTGTTATCACTGCTTTTTTCCTGTGCTGGGCTCCCTTTTACATCATGACTCTAATAGAGTTATGGTATCACATTGATAATAGGTCAAGTGAAGTATTAAAACTTGTCATCACTGTCGGGGTCCCTTTAGCCACCAGCCTGGCCTATCTTAACAGTTGCCTGAATCCACTGCTGTATGTCTTCATGGGCCGAGATTTCAAGGATAAAGTTCGCAAATCCATCCTGAATGTATTTGAGACTGCTTTCCGGGAGGAGGTTTCCCGTTTGCACACTGACACAAAGTCAGTGGACACCAGTCAGAGTCTTGACATGTCAATTCTAAATACTCAAGTATAA
- the LOC122987073 gene encoding chemokine-like receptor 1: MMEMTATPSYHTNTTGISGGNYTYADLRRSLNIMSVVIYSLDFVLGVLGNGVVIWVTGFKMKKTVNTVWILNLAVADFLFTAFLPFSVIYTALGFHWPFGNFMCKLDNTVRFLNMFASVYILVVISVDRYVSVVWPVWAQNNRNVRKASCVSLGVWVLGLILSSPCFIFRDLSDDQPISCYDNYAFSDDYDTPSVIQLRLLRFKAMTITRFLLGFVVPFTVIVSCYAVIIHRLRRNRTRASHSSRPFKIIAAVITAFFLCWAPFYIMTLIELWYHIDNRSSEVLKLVITIGVPLATSLAYLNSCLNPLLYVFMGRDFKDKVRKSILNVFETAFREEFSRLHTDTKSVDTSQSLDMSILNTQV, from the coding sequence ATGATGGAGATGACTGCTACACCTTCCTATCACACCAATACAACTGGTATATCTGGAGGAAATTACACCTATGCTGATCTGAGAAGGTCTCTCAACATCATGTCTGTCGTTATCTACTCCCTGGATTTCGTTCTGGGTGTGCTCGGAAATGGAGTGGTTATCTGGGTGACTGGGTTCAAgatgaagaaaacagtgaacacGGTTTGGATCCTCAACCTtgctgtggctgacttcctcTTCACAGCTTTCCTTCCTTTTAGTGTGATATACACAGCTCTGGGTTTCCACTGGCCTTTCGGCAATTTCATGTGCAAACTGGACAACACAGTAAGATTTCTGAACATGTTTGCCAGTGTCTACATTCTGGTGGTGATCAGTGTGGACAGATATGTGTCTGTGGTGTGGCCAGTCTGGGCCCAGAACAACCGAAATGTACGCAAGGCGTCCTGTGTGAGTCTGGGTGTTTGGGTATTGGGTCTGATACTCAGCTCTCCATGCTTCATCTTCAGGGACCTTTCTGATGATCAACCAATCAGCTGCTACGACAACTATGCCTTTTCTGATGACTACGATACACCATCTGTGATACAGTTACGACTGCTTCGTTTTAAGGCCATGACCATCACTCGCTTCCTCCTGGGTTTTGTTGTTCCCTTCACTGTCATTGTCTCCTGTTATGCTGTGATAATCCATCGTCTCAGGAGGAACCGTACCAGGGCCAGCCACTCAAGTCGCCCTTTTAAGATCATCGCTGCTGTTATCACTGCTTTTTTCCTGTGCTGGGCTCCCTTTTACATCATGACTCTAATTGAGTTATGGTATCACATTGATAATAGGTCAAGTGAAGTATTAAAACTTGTCATCACTATTGGGGTCCCTTTAGCCACCAGCCTGGCCTATCTTAACAGTTGCCTGAATCCACTGCTGTATGTCTTCATGGGCCGAGATTTCAAGGATAAAGTTCGCAAATCCATCCTGAATGTATTTGAGACTGCTTTCCGGGAGGAGTTTTCCCGTTTGCACACTGACACAAAGTCAGTGGACACCAGTCAGAGCCTTGACATGTCAATTCTAAATACTCAAGTATAA